In Nitrosophilus labii, the following proteins share a genomic window:
- a CDS encoding type II secretion system protein yields the protein MESRAFTIIELIFAIVIIGVLTTIAISRFESIEDDALSAVEKSTIGEARQSILSFYGWALLHPSEENKTVSIIGKDGNRYDCAVIFSSQRYPVTVTAKETGVFTDNNLSIGSGTNIGDYKTLAPLMLDPPTIKDWNSTRVEERYEYLTGPATNFVTYENAELKKGMYWRYDNHQGILGLKK from the coding sequence ATGGAAAGTAGAGCTTTTACTATCATCGAGCTTATCTTCGCTATCGTTATAATCGGCGTGCTTACTACTATAGCTATAAGTAGATTTGAATCTATAGAAGATGACGCTTTAAGCGCCGTTGAAAAATCGACTATAGGTGAAGCAAGACAGTCTATTTTATCTTTTTATGGATGGGCTCTGTTACACCCAAGCGAAGAAAACAAAACTGTCTCCATCATCGGAAAAGATGGAAACAGATACGATTGTGCCGTAATTTTTTCTTCGCAGAGATATCCCGTAACCGTTACAGCTAAAGAGACCGGTGTTTTTACAGATAACAATCTTAGCATAGGCAGCGGTACTAATATAGGAGACTACAAAACGTTGGCTCCTTTGATGCTTGATCCTCCAACCATAAAAGATTGGAACTCTACTAGAGTTGAGGAAAGATACGAATATCTAACAGGCCCGGCTACCAACTTTGTAACGTACGAAAATGCCGAACTTAAAAAAGGTATGTATTGGCGTTATGATAATCATCAAGGGATTTTAGGTCTAAAAAAATAA